The Martelella sp. AD-3 genome includes a region encoding these proteins:
- a CDS encoding benzoate/H(+) symporter BenE family transporter, translating to MLREFSAQSLFMGLLVAFVGFASSFSVVLQGLEGIGASPAQSASGLMALSIVMGVAGIIISAVTRMPVSIAWSTPGAALLATAGTLPGGFAEAVGAFIVANLLIIAAGLLKPVGRAISAIPAPLANAMLAGVLLALCFAPVEAVKFDPLLGLPIILAFVVAGAFNRLLAVPAALGAFVLVLVFGVDIPDGAWADVWREAAPMPVWVTPVFSLQAAISVALPLFIVTMASQNIPGVAILAINAYRPSAGRMFSLTGLFSLFAAPFGGHGVNLAAITAAMCAGPDAHPDPKRRYWAAIIAGIGYLVFGLMSGLVVALVSLAPPILIEAVAGLALIGAFAAAALAAFKEPEAREAAAITFLVAASGVGFFGISGAFWGLAAGLAITGIKRLTQKRHAGG from the coding sequence ATGCTGAGGGAATTTTCGGCGCAGAGCCTGTTCATGGGGCTGCTGGTGGCCTTTGTCGGCTTTGCCAGTTCGTTTTCCGTCGTGCTGCAGGGGCTTGAAGGCATCGGCGCGAGCCCGGCGCAATCGGCCTCCGGCCTGATGGCGCTGTCTATCGTCATGGGCGTTGCCGGCATCATCATTTCGGCCGTCACGCGTATGCCGGTTTCGATTGCCTGGTCGACGCCGGGGGCGGCCCTTCTCGCCACGGCGGGAACGCTGCCCGGCGGTTTTGCCGAAGCGGTCGGCGCCTTCATTGTCGCCAACCTCCTGATCATCGCTGCCGGCCTGCTGAAGCCGGTCGGCCGGGCGATTTCCGCCATTCCCGCGCCGCTCGCCAATGCCATGCTGGCCGGCGTGCTGCTTGCGCTCTGCTTCGCGCCGGTCGAGGCGGTCAAGTTCGATCCGCTGCTGGGCCTGCCGATCATCCTCGCCTTCGTCGTCGCCGGCGCCTTCAACCGGCTTCTCGCCGTGCCGGCCGCCCTTGGCGCCTTCGTGCTGGTTCTGGTCTTCGGCGTCGATATCCCTGACGGCGCCTGGGCGGATGTCTGGCGCGAGGCGGCGCCGATGCCCGTCTGGGTGACGCCGGTGTTCAGCCTGCAGGCCGCCATTTCCGTGGCGCTTCCGCTTTTCATCGTCACCATGGCCTCGCAGAACATCCCCGGCGTCGCGATCCTTGCCATCAACGCGTACCGGCCGTCCGCCGGCAGGATGTTCTCGCTGACCGGCCTGTTCTCGCTTTTTGCCGCCCCCTTTGGCGGGCACGGCGTCAATCTGGCCGCGATCACGGCGGCCATGTGCGCGGGGCCGGATGCCCACCCCGACCCGAAACGACGCTACTGGGCCGCGATCATCGCCGGGATCGGCTATTTGGTCTTCGGGCTGATGAGCGGGCTGGTCGTCGCGCTGGTTTCGCTTGCTCCGCCGATCCTGATCGAGGCGGTCGCCGGCCTTGCCCTGATCGGCGCATTCGCCGCCGCCGCCCTTGCCGCCTTCAAGGAACCGGAGGCGCGCGAGGCAGCCGCGATCACCTTCCTGGTTGCCGCTTCCGGCGTCGGCTTCTTCGGCATTTCCGGCGCCTTCTGGGGGCTGGCGGCGGGGCTCGCGATCACCGGCATCAAACGTCTGACGCAGAAAAGGCATGCCGGGGGCTGA